Below is a window of Scatophagus argus isolate fScaArg1 chromosome 24, fScaArg1.pri, whole genome shotgun sequence DNA.
AACATCAGCTCGTGTCTGTTCTCGATACGGTGGCCATTAAATCACCAGGAACGCACCTTTACACtgcaaaaatacacatatatacacacccATGTCGAGGGGTTTTACGAATCCAGGTTGAATCAGCTCAGatgtgtcaaataaataattaaactaATATAGAATTAATATagaaaaacatggaaattaTTCCGAAATATGCCATAAAATGGGcagctgtttttgcagtgtAAGCTGCACACGTTTGCATCATGAGTGAGCGCGACACCTGGCGGCAGTTAGgatatctttttatttatgaTCAACCCAACGATGACTCCCAAAATCTGTTCCACCTGACGGGCAGCTGTCTGCTGGGCGTCAGTGCTGCTCAGACATAACGCTTCCCGCAGTTTACAGTGTTATCATGTTTAAAAATCACAAGAGTTACTAAGTAAATGCAACGTTCTTTTTGTGCATCACAAAATAATCGCTTTTTGATCGTATTTTAAACATCGCGATAACCTGCCAAGTAACCAGCCAAGTCAGGATTTGgctcaaaaataaaagtgtcacatttatttctcaaatcgagaaaaaaaattgtgccTGTAAGCTATTTCCAAAGACTAAACTGTGAAAACTAACACATTAAGCTGACATGACCATGTTTTGATAccaggaaacacaaaaaacaaacggactatttctttttttgctgctgctgctgcagaggagtAGTTCAATTACTGTAACGCGTTACCGCCTGAGCACCGGTGCTGCTGGCCCGGGACACCGAGCCTCTTTTCATCTCGACTTCAGTGCACAAACATACAGCTTAATGCGACTAGTGTTCCCCCCTTTTATGGGGCTCACCATGACTACCAAGTGCTGGGCTCAGAAATGCGCTCCCCATCAATGAGGGGAAAGGAGTTAACCCGTGAGAAAAAAACCCTTCTAGAAAAGCAAAAGTATCGCGAAAACCAAACGACTTCCCCACACATTCGGGTTAATGTGTCATAAATCCTGATGGACTTTGTAGCACGAACTTGTGACAGACACTGGAGTGCCTGTGAGCACAGAtctctttattaaaacaaaaccaaaatctGTCGATTGAGTTTTCCTGACATTTGTGCCTGCAGCCGCTCCGTGAACGtctccaaaaccaaaacagaaaaataaggaaCAGAACAGAGTCGCATTCATTAAGATCACAGGCTATTTATAAGctttgcctgcctgtctgtgatCGTGGCTGCAGTTCAGGGCTGAGCTGTGCCGGACGGCGGTGTAAACTTTAAACAAACTTTGCAGTGACGAGATCGATTTATATTAAACGATTTCATATTGCACTTGCCTACGCGATCCCTCCGGAGGCTTCAGCAAaggggtctctctctctcacactccccctctccctcaatctctctctccctctctctctttgcctgcTTGATATGTGATTGATTGCACTTTTCTCCGGTGGACATTCACTACAAAACAGCACAGCTTATCCATCTGCCCGCTATTTAGGTtataaaagcaagaaaaagaggagagaggctgGGGCGCAAAAGCAAACAGCGCAGCGCGTATTGATTTTTACGCATTCGAGGAAAAGGGACATTTGCAATTCGGTGTTATAAATATAAGTTACAGAGAATATGGCTGCTTGTTGGGCGAAGCAGTGGACTGAAATATCATTTAAAGCAGCTAACAGTCTATAAGGAAGCATGTTAGCAGCAGCTGAGCGCGAGAAAGGCGATAAACTCCAACATTTCCTCAAGCGTAAAAAGAAATCGGCATAGATGATTGTTTGACTTACCTTGTGTCcgagaaaaaggagaaatagCTTCACATTGTTCACACGGAGCCTGTAAATGGTTATCTCCCTTTCCTACGACTCGGTGCTCCCTAagattttctttcctctgcctcAACTGAGCAGGAGCACTCCTCGGCTCCCGCTATTATTTTCactaaaatatatgaaaatttATGCAAATGAAAATCAGCACTAACTGTTCGTCTCTTGTTATACTTGGggatgatttttttcctctcccccctttctttctttctttcttcactttttttctgcatacaaaataaatgaactcCCCCAGCAGGGAACTTGGGGACCTTTTTataataagcaaataaataataaacacatcatATATCAGAGAGGAGTGTATTTTTTATCGGCGCACGGTGATTTCGGGCAGCATTTGTGAAACAGCTTTTGACTCGTTTAAtacatatattaaatatttttttcattttgagggtTTATCATGTGTAAGGAGCCCTCTTCTCTGCAGTGCTGGTGTCACGTTTCTGCTGGCCGCATGAGACGCCCTTTCAAAGCGTGTAGTGTGGATTGAACGGCAGTAATTTAGAGCGAAATCCTCACTGTATATTAATGAATAGAGGGCCCCATGGTTCTGGCCCCAAGCCTGCCTATTCAATGTAAACAAATCCACGAGGCTCCCTTGGTTTGGAGCCCAGTCCAAATTAAATCTACTgggatgatgaagaagaagaggaagaagaagagggaagaagaggatggGAGAGGGGGGCACTGGCATGGAGTACACACTCCACTGCCTTATTTTTGCCCTTAAACCCCCTTTATATGCAATAAAATCTTTTGCGCCATCTTTGATTTGGGGGAGCTTATGAGGCTGTGTTTGGGCTTAACACATGACATGTACAAAATACAGTTAATCCTGTAAGGAAATCACCTGCCACAGGCCTGGCTTTGGCCTCAACAGGCTGCAGACACCCTCAGCTCATGCAGTAGCCGCAGTGGGACCCGCTTATTACCACCCATGGGTGCGTGGACAAGCGCAGGGGTCCCACATGCTAACAAAGGCTCCATTCATCCGCGGGGTTATGTGGTCATCCAGAGGGATGGTGCGCGTTTTAAGTCCGATATCTATAGATGTgcgggttttttttttcttccagcacCGCCACCCTGTACGCACAAACCCCCAAAGGGCTGCTCAGTTTGCCCTTGTTTTGGTTgccactttctctttcactgtgcTTCAGTGAGGTTGCCTGCGCGCGGCGTTTCCGCATGGAAGCATCCCCGCAACCTTTGTGCGTTTAACTCCTGAGGAGCCGCGGCGCGCGGGGCTGCACTTGGCtcctggctttttttttatttctgcactcACATCGTGACATACACACTTCCTCCCTGTGTTGTGTTGCGTTGTGAGGTTTCAGGCTGGGGGGGTGCAGGGAGTTTCTACTTTTATAAGCTCATAAACAATTAACTTGAGCTCGcaaaaaactgttttgaaatgCTAATATGTCCATTTTACCACACACTGAACATCATCTCCTGTAGGTTAATGTAACAAGCTAAAGCATGCACCATTTAGTgaccctttttatttttgtgcttgtctttttttccagtaTATTTCATGAGTGACCCTGAGGGAATTAGACCTGTAACCGTGGCAGCATGGACTCCCGTGTCTGTTAGACCATCAGGCCAGGCTGACAGATGATTGAAATTGTAGCCAATAGATCTTCTAATGTCAAATGTGGGTGCAGGTTTTGGCTAAACGCGAGAATAACAGAGGTTTGAGCAGTTAGAGCTGACTGGGTCTTGATAGCATGCATTTATATGAGGGTTTACACTTTAAAACAGATTTACTTTGATCAATATGAAGAAAGTGATACACTGAAGCTTTTCTGGATGAAAGTTTACCATGATGTGAGAGGTCATAGTTTATAAACCTTTTTTCCCACTATTTACTCCTTCACTCCTGTTTGTGTACTAATATCCCAGTACTATTTACTACCAAGTTGTGTTCCCCGTTTTGTTTGGGCTGCAATTAAAAATCAGCCAATTGGAACAGCCGGAAGGAGGGCTCGTGTGCCCGGAGCAAGGCTGGCGCAGACCTGCCAATCACACCCCGGGTAACCAATCAACGGGTACGCACGGGGTAAACATCCGTGCGTCGTCGGGGTTGGAGAGGGGCGGGACTACGCGGGCctgtcagggagagagagagagacagagagatatagagagagaggtggagagagagaacaagcgAATGAGAGAAGAGGCTTGCAAGCAGCGCCGTACACTGTTATACTGGATTGTACTTCAACGGGAGTTTGCGGTTTGGCAGGTTTATATAcatcaaaacagaacaaagagagGCTCTACAGTGCtataaaagaagagagagaaaagaataaagagagggagaaatctCGGCGACTGAATTACAAAAGAACTAAGGACACTCTGCTAATGTTTTTCACATCCAAAGGGGACATAAACTGGGACTTTGTACATTGTGGAGAATTTTGCgaggctttttgttttcctcgACCACCAAAACTTTGTTTGGGACGACGCTTTTTTCctgtatattttaattttaatgtccACAATTTCATCCCAGTGCAAAACTTTCTGAGCGGACTGCACATGGTTTCAAAGGGCTTTTGAAAACCTGGAATTTTATCGCCGATATCCAGTGCACAACTGTTTGAAGTAGAATGTTGTAAATACATGCGgattttattcagttttctgtcacagttttTGAAGGCTTTTTTGCGTTTTTACGCACGTCGATGGTATTTGCCAAAAACCTACCCATACTTTTAAAGTTTGAATAATTCATGAGATACAATTTGCCTGCTCGAAAGAAGTGACTGTAAAAAGGGAGGGGGGTTATCCACAAACATATTCATAAGGATTGACGGAATGGCCACCGCGGCTTCCAATCCTTATCTGCCCAGCAATAGCATCTTATCGTCCGGCTCCATCGTGCACTCTGACTCCGGAGGTGGTGGCATGCAGCCGGGCAGCGCTGCGGTTACCTCGGGGTCTGGTGGCTACAGGGGAGACCCCTCAGTCAAGATGGTACAGAGTGACTTTATGCAAGGCGCAATGGCAGCGAGCAACGGGGGACACATGCTGAGCCATGCCCATCAGTGGGTGACATCCCTCCCGCACGCCGCAGCGgccgcagcagcagccgcagTTGCTGCAGCTGAAGCCGGATCGCCCTGGTCGTCGAGTCCCGTCGGGATGACGGGCAGCCCGCAGCAGCAGGACGTGAAAAACTCCGGCAGAGACGATCTGCACACGGGCACTGCGCTGCACCACAGGCCCCCTCACTTAGCTCCCCACCAGACTCACGCCGGGGCTTGGGGGAGCACGACTGCGGCTCACATTAACTCCATATCCGggggacagcagcagcagcagtcgcTGATCTACTCCCAGCCCGGTGGCTTCACTGTGAACGGGATGCTGAGTCCGGGGAGCCAGAGCCTGGTGCACCCGGGCTTGGTGAGGGGGGACACCCCGGATCTGGACCACGGCagccaccatcaccaccatcaccaccagcATCCGCATCACCAGCACCACGGCGGCGTCAACAGCCACGACCCGCACTCGGACGACGACACGCCGACCTCGGACGACCTGGAACAGTTCGCCAAGCAGTTCAAACAGCGGAGGATCAAACTGGGCTTTACGCAGGCGGACGTCGGCTTGGCTTTGGGCACCCTGTACGGGAACGTTTTCTCTCAGACAACCATTTGCAGATTCGAGgctctgcagctcagcttcAAAAACATGTGCAAGCTCAAGCCTTTGTTAAACAAGTGGCTTGAGGAGGCCGACTCGTCCACCGGCAGCCCCACCAGCATCGACAAGATCGCGGCGCAGGGGAGGAAGCGAAAGAAGCGCACATCCATCGAAGTGAGCGTCAAGGGGGCTTTGGAGAGCCACTTCCTAAAATGCCCCAAACCCTCGGCACAGGAGATCAGCACCCTGGCGGACAACTtgcagctggagaaagaggTGGTTAGAGTGTGGTTTTGCAATaggagacagaaggaaaaacgGATGACGCCCCCAGGAGTGGCACAGACGCCGGAGGATGTGTACTCTCAGGTCGGCAATGTGAGTGCAGAAACACCGCCCCCCTCCATGGACTGCAAAAGAATGTTCAGTGAAACATAGAACAGCACACCAGAATATTTTATATGAGattaaactgattaaaaaaacatacagactATCGCCAGGATAGCCAAATTTTTTGATACTGTGATTGTGAGGGAATATGAATGAGACTGCAAATGTGTTATCTATTTTTcaccagaaaaaaagagaaagagaaaaaaaacaacaacctttcCCCTCCTTTTTCCTCCCAACCTCCCCCCTTCAGAAAACGCACCGTTAACCTTCTTCAGGCCCTAAAAATGTCTTAACCTAAAAGGTTccttctgcttttttctttcagggGCATTTTTTAGTAGATTACTTAAAAGATGCAAGTGAAGCGAGCGACCAGAGGGTGACAACCACAAGTTCATTCCACCAGGTAATTTTGGCGcattaaaacacaacaagagGAAAccaagtcttgttttttttttaaatattttttctcccACTCCCTCCAAAACAAATCTTCCCCCCTCATTATCCTGTGTTTGATTGAAGAAACAAAGGAGCAGGCATTTTGTATATTTAGAAATGGGACTGAAGCGCCTTCCCTCCTCTCCAAGCCTAACAATAACAGAGGGGAAAAACTGCAACAATAAGAGTGACATCCACGAAGCTTCCATCATGCTTTCcagtaattttattattttttcttccctgaGATGGactttcatttacacacacacgcacacacacacgtacggAGGATtagggatttttctttttcacgCTGAGGCCCTCAGAACCAGGACCAGGACTTGATCTCAAAGAtcaccctcttcttcttcatattttttcgtttttaatattatttaatggACTCTGACACCGTGAGTGgatttttctcctccctttttTCAACAAATAGAGCATAAGACATTTGAAAAAGACTTCAACTGCACttatttggggggaaaaaaaatctgttgccAAGTGTGACTGAGTGGGTGCTGTGGATATACTATTAATGCTGCCCTTTCTAAGCAGTGTTCTTTGGTAGGTTTTAATAAACAAAACTCTGTAAAGCCGGCAATATAGATCACTAGATCAGATACTGATCTGAGttatttactttatatttttcatcagaattacttgttttaatattttattcgGAATACATATGAATTATTCCAGACGGTAATTTATTTCCCCCCCCTTGAAGGAACTTGTGTAAGATGCTTTCCCttccttgttttatttcagtaattttttttcttacattttattttgttgctgcCCTTATTGGttaattttttgtattttctaaaGGAGCACAAATCACCATAAGCTGACATTGACCGTTGTTAGGTAATAAGGGTATATTTTGATGTGATAATTTTgattgtaatttaatttcagtaGTGGTTCCGTACGAGCTGATTGAGACACAATAAATTTGTTAGAATGAAATGCAGTCATCTTGTCTTCTGAAATTCATACTCTTATCGCACGTGTTGGGCTCTTTCTGGAAGGGGATTTACCCTGTGTGCtcgtttctttttcttttgcatgcaCAACAGCAGCTAATGAAGAAAATGGTGGACTGTTTTGTCCCAGATGCGAGCTAATAATAACCTCTGTTATAATAATGCAGAACAAAGAGTCTTTGTTGAATGAAACATGGAAACActcctttaaaacaaaaaaatagattttcatcacgcaaaatagaaaaaaacgTGGCACATTTGCGTATTAATAGCGTTTTAATGGCTCATAAGTTGTCGCCAGGGCTGCAATAAATGTCCAGCAGCGCTGTTATCACTGTCCCATGGCTGTATGTGACCATTTAAATGAAGCATCGCGGTCAGTTGCAGGCCTCCTCAGTGGCTCgtctgtttgtttacatctgcTGCCTCTTGAGGCCAAAAAGCAGGAGCCCCAACCTGAGCCTGCACGCtggaaaatgtctgtttgtgtgtgtgtgtgtgtgtgtgtgtgtgtgtgtgtgtgtgtgtgtgtgtgacagagagagagagagagcatcagaAAAAACCAAACCCAGAGTGACACGTCCATACTGTGTGCGTCCTGAATGCATGTTATGTAATATTTACGCTGCAGCTCGCAGTCCCACAATAGTGATAAACACATCATTATTAGCCTGCTTTGTGAGCGTCTGATTCATCTGCAAAATAATTGATTTACGCACGGTGGAAAGGCGGAATTGAAGTGAAAGCTGCTCTGCCTGCAAGATTATGAATGAGTGCAGTGGCTAAACTTCATGTCTCCATCCTGCTTAAATAAAAAGCCgagagcaggtgtgtgttcacCAGGTAGAGGCTGACACGGTGGTTTGGGATGCGGGGCACTGGGTCACACAGCTTTATTGATTGTGTCTGCCCAAAGCTGAGCAGCCTCTGCACCTCAGTTTACTGAGGATGAGCCACTGAAGTGCTGTTTGACATGTCGCAGGGCTGCACGTTAATATCAGCCTTGTTGTTTCAGGACTTTTGACAGGCTTAAAGCGGGATGTTTGCCTCACGGCCGCAGAGGCGGAAGGCTCCTAAAGGGAAGCGTCTCGTGCCTGGTTTTATTTCCTATCGTGATGTTATCAGTGCTTTggtgttatttgttttattcattcgtttattattttacaacagGACTATTTTTCGCCACGGCTGCAAGAGGCAAACTAGGTTTCAAACTTCTCCTTTATTCCTCctttcttcagtttgtcttgCTCGCCTATTCAGCAGAACTCAACAAAACGTGTCCTCTCGCTGCAGGATTTGAATTTCGCGGATGATTTCCCATACTAGTTGCTTAGCAACTGAATTCAATGATATAGAGAAGAAggcatcatttttctttgtctccattAGTAAAAGTGGCAGCAGAGACACGctgtgtgtgagcgcgtgtgtgtgtgcgcgcgcgcagCCCTCAAAactttatattttgtaatttatttagaCGCTGGCGAGCACACGTGAGGTGTTTTACAATATCATTCAGCTTAAGGAAAGATCAGTTATGTTCTGTTCACCATTTTCCTCTCATCCAGCTGCACTTAGGCTGAAATGTTTGTCGCACGCTGACAGAACCAGACAGAATAAcgagcatttttttttcaaaaataaagacgCCGCGTGGCCTGATGTTGCCTACCTGCGCTCGCTCATTATGCATGCAGCCCCATGTGCTCCTCTGCTATAAAAATCCAATGCAAAGTCACATGACGTGCTAAGATAAGCCTGCTATGCTGCCCAGCGCACAAGACCTTCATTACAGAGAAGGGGAAACACTTGAGGCTCCCAAACCAGCAGCAGACCTGCATTTTACATGTGGACCCCGCAACATGGCGAAATATCTGCTGAGAGATTTGTTATcgttgttattattatttatttaaccaaaGGCGACACAAAAAGAGTTCCAAATGTCATAATGGGTTTTGATGCGCTTATTCTCCAACAGCTTTGCCTTTTTTCATGGGTCTTCAAAAATCATGTTGGCAGCAgcgtggtgtgtgtgagtgtgtgtgagtgtgtgcaccgATACGTTCTGGCCTTGGGAGCTCTTTGCCTTCCCTTCCTATTGATTTAGGACGCCAGTGGCCCAACAGGCTCGTCGCGCTCATTAGAGCTGCTCGTCGTCACAGCACTCTGCTCCTCAAAACAAGATTTGAGCACGCAGGCAGCAGGGATTTGTCCCGttaaaaaagcaaacttttACCGCCTAATTATTAGAATATTCCAAGTGGCCGTCAGCAAGCAGCGACTTTCAATCAGGCCCTGACACTGACATGTTGTAACCCCATCAAatctaataaaaataatctctgatgccactgatttttattttatatgagCAAATCAGAATAAAAAATTACACTTGTTATATACTAGCAAGTCCAGCTTAATTTAAACTGTGGCTTTGCAGgtgttgttttgtgcttttaaacaTCCTTCAAAGGCGTCAGAGTTGCCTCCATAACGCacatttttgctcattttttaaTTCTGAACGCACACCAACGGGCCTTTGGTGCGCGTTATGTGCGCGTGTGTAGACccattttaaacacacataaacaaataaatacaaagtatTACAGACACTCGTGCTGTATGTTACACTCAGTCTTTTAGGTGCACTCAGTCTGTGTGTCACTTAAAAAGACGGTGTGGTGTCAGGCTCCTTCTAACCTGGTGAAACTGCATGTACACAATAGTCCCcccacgcccacacacacatacacacacacacacacacacctcctcatACTGTATTTACTCCACGTGTCGAGAGCATGAATATGGATTATTCTGAGCTGTTCTCCACAGGGAGCCTTCCTCTGCCGTGGATTTATCtctgctgcaggaaaaaaaatcttcttctgTCTGGTTGTGACTGCTGACTTTTGATCActgttattactgttattttacAGTAAGTGTGGTGgcgtttttttctttggttcGTCACTAACTGGCGGTGTTGTCATCGTGGCATCACCACaggaaaaattcaaaaaaattaaaaaaaagaaaagattatttCGGCTCAGTTtgtagtattttattttgtttatttatgtcaaACAGTTGCGGAATTACcgtgtctgtctgttggttAAATTTAGGTTTGTATTAAATTTAATTGAAATATATCTAATATTAGTTTTGTAATTTTGCAGCCACATGTGGAAGTAAATGCATATACATAAATGAGCGATTCATGAGTAACTAACCTGTGCCACAGCACCAgcaattttattattattattattgttattattattattattaaattgttaatttaGGAACACTtttctctaaaaataaaattaaattaaattcgTAAGAGCACCTAAACAAAAGCTCATAAAAGACTTCCACGTAAAAAGCTTATTAAGTCGTTTTCgtggcaacagcagcagcagaagaagaagaagaagagaaagagaaagaagaagaggacgtttaaaaaaatatgacgTGACTCTCGGGGGTTTCCTCTCTATAAATTGTGAAGGTCATGGTTTTGTGAGCAGGCGGGATGGATAGGTAGAGGAGGGGTGGATGGAGTCTGAAGGCAGCTCAGCCATACAGAGGTAATGCACTTCAGCATCTCATCTGCCTGTCTGCATTTCAAAAGCTCATACAGCCTTTCATGCTGGAgcctaatgttgtttttcttttcctccctttctcctcttccctctctccaaaCGCGGATTGAACGCCTTTAACTCGACGGCGTGAGTGATTTTGTTAGATTTAGCTTACGCGCGTTTACAACTGTCTTCTTTTCCAaatattgtctgtttttattttagatttttaaagtaaagtgaGAATAAAGCTTTGAGTTTTATTGCAAAAGATTGATTTTTAGCCTTCAGTCTGAGGCCCACAATCGAGAAAAAACGGCAATATTCGAATAGATGTTCGAAGTGATCTGCTTTTGATTTAATTTAtcataatatatttattttaagtttgtACTGACGTTTCCCAGTTATAATTCACATAACATAGAGATAATAAATTTCCTGTGGCCTGTTCCAGTGGGTGCGCTGTGAGAATGAAATGCCGTataattttttccattttagaaCTTTTTAATACACAACTTTCCACCCTCTGTGTGAACACGATCAGCACCTAAttgcatttttctccttttcccatgcacacactgcagcgCTGCGGCTCTCTGAGCGAAGTTTTCTGTCCGGTTGGGTCTGTGCTGTAGgtcagacgcacacacacacacacacacacacacacacacacacacatacacagagacacactcctACACGGATTAAAAAATGAGATCAAAACCAATCAGAttaattatttgtgtgtgtgtgtgtgtggtccagCTCGACCCCTGGTTCGTCTCTGCCGTTAGAATCCACCTTTGAGAGACATTTTGTGTCTTCTGGAGGAAAAGTTTCGGCTCTGATAAACAGGCCCTCACTGAGCCTCTGATACTGTAAATCTAGAAAGCATCAATGTCGATGTTTGCTTCTCACAAACCAACTACACAAGGAATATGAGTGTCGATCATCTGTTTCTTGCAGTTGCagcaagttttaaaaataatttaaagccgtttattcatgtttttctctcattatATTCAGGATCatcaaaattattaaaacaatCATTTCTATAACCATgatttccaaaacaaaaaactccaTCCTGCTCCTGATATAATTCACTATTTTAAAAGCCCTTTTGCTCCTCTGCAGCTTCCCTGACCTTACAGCGCCACCCAGTGGCCGTTTGACTCCGCAGTTCAAACGCTCCTGTCATCATCTCCACCAGATTCAACGGCAATAATCAAAGGTAATTAATGAAGGTGACATTTTGATGCAGACTGGATTCTGTAGATTTAGATTTCAGGTTAAGTCTCGTATGGAGACTTTTACGGCGAGTGCGTTTTAGAGATCTTTTCTCCTGAAGATGACGATGTTGGTTAAAGTTTATTTACTCTCATTTGAAACTACATTGTTCTACTTTTACCTCCACCGCATGTGGAAGTTTAATTTCAGTCGCTGTTGAGTTAAATATCGTCGCGATCCTGCAAAATGTTAACTTTCCAAGAACTTTGTCAACTCTGTGGCACTGATCAAACGGCAGGTCAGAGTGGCTTTCCGGTCGACATTCTGTTGCATGACTTGGAGATACAAACTGATTTCTCCCTTTTTAAAAGCGTATATGTCATAGATGCTTCAGTGCAGGCAAAAGGCCTGGATTTATCTTTGTATCAGTTCGGAAGTGTGCAGAGGAACAGGTGTTTCTGCTCTGGCCTGGCGTGTTGCTGTAGATTTTCCTCAGGTTTGCAAATTACGCTGTAAGTGAGTTCAAGTCTCTGAAgttgttttgtgaatgtttatGTGCTTTGGAGAGCCTCTGTAACTTTGGTTATTCTCCACACACCCACAGCTCTCCAGAGAAAATCGTGTATCTCCAAATTTGGTGAATTTTCAGATAAACTGAAGGACAAATTGTTCATTTATGGGTTGAGAAAAATCCCCCCACTGTCAGCATGCTTCAATCACAATTCTCATGCGCACTACTTACTTTTGAATTCATGTTATTACCACCTTATTTGGTTTCCTGTAGGACTGTGTGTCTGCAACTTTTTCCGGCTTTGTCTAAAATTCACCCCGAGCTCGTTTCATTCAGTCTCATCCACACACAGCATCTCCTCTCGCGCGGGGTTAAACATGTGCCGACGATCCCCACAAAAGACGGCCGGCCCTGCTTTAttggttgccatggaaaccagGAAGCTAGTTAGTGATCTTTCACATCTCCTCCTGTTGTTTGTTCGCATGACACGAGAGACGGCCTTTCAGGCGGCGCACATGTGTTTGGGGAACATTGTGCAAAAGCCATTATACCTTTTGAGGAATACTGCGAGCGAGGCTACTTTGGTGACGCTGATGGCATCCAGAATCACTGCCAGCATCGTGTTCAGTCGAACATGCTGTTATTTCAGTTGTAGAAGGAGAAATGATAAAGTATAAAAACCTTGGATGCGTCACATTCTTCAAATTTCTAGTGTTAATTCAAATAAAGTTCTGTAACTTAAGTCTGAACTTAAATCTAAgctgcaagaaaaagaaaagatgcatTAAATAGCAAAAGACTTTCTCAGGACCGAGAGACATGAGTGGCATGAGTCCATGAAGTTGTCTTTGAACAAATTGCCTCAGCCTGTGATGTGAAACTTCTTGGTCCCTACCCACAATCCCTCTCAGCCTAGAATTGAACCCAGCTCCACCTCGTACCCGGCCTGGCCCGCATCTCGCAGCGTGAGCTCGGCTGCTTCCAAAGCCTCGTGTCAAAAAGCTGGTCAGCATTTCAAAGGACTTTGAACACTGG
It encodes the following:
- the pou3f3b gene encoding POU domain, class 3, transcription factor 3-B isoform X1 — encoded protein: MATAASNPYLPSNSILSSGSIVHSDSGGGGMQPGSAAVTSGSGGYRGDPSVKMVQSDFMQGAMAASNGGHMLSHAHQWVTSLPHAAAAAAAAAVAAAEAGSPWSSSPVGMTGSPQQQDVKNSGRDDLHTGTALHHRPPHLAPHQTHAGAWGSTTAAHINSISGGQQQQQSLIYSQPGGFTVNGMLSPGSQSLVHPGLVRGDTPDLDHGSHHHHHHHQHPHHQHHGGVNSHDPHSDDDTPTSDDLEQFAKQFKQRRIKLGFTQADVGLALGTLYGNVFSQTTICRFEALQLSFKNMCKLKPLLNKWLEEADSSTGSPTSIDKIAAQGRKRKKRTSIEVSVKGALESHFLKCPKPSAQEISTLADNLQLEKEVVRVWFCNRRQKEKRMTPPGVAQTPEDVYSQVGNGHFLVDYLKDASEASDQRVTTTSSFHQVILAH
- the pou3f3b gene encoding POU domain, class 3, transcription factor 3-B isoform X2, with the protein product MATAASNPYLPSNSILSSGSIVHSDSGGGGMQPGSAAVTSGSGGYRGDPSVKMVQSDFMQGAMAASNGGHMLSHAHQWVTSLPHAAAAAAAAAVAAAEAGSPWSSSPVGMTGSPQQQDVKNSGRDDLHTGTALHHRPPHLAPHQTHAGAWGSTTAAHINSISGGQQQQQSLIYSQPGGFTVNGMLSPGSQSLVHPGLVRGDTPDLDHGSHHHHHHHQHPHHQHHGGVNSHDPHSDDDTPTSDDLEQFAKQFKQRRIKLGFTQADVGLALGTLYGNVFSQTTICRFEALQLSFKNMCKLKPLLNKWLEEADSSTGSPTSIDKIAAQGRKRKKRTSIEVSVKGALESHFLKCPKPSAQEISTLADNLQLEKEVVRVWFCNRRQKEKRMTPPGVAQTPEDVYSQGHFLVDYLKDASEASDQRVTTTSSFHQVILAH